In Mongoliitalea daihaiensis, one DNA window encodes the following:
- a CDS encoding RNA polymerase sigma factor, producing the protein MAYLWVKDREVANDVLQQVFEKAWVKKNDLESMDNPTAWMVKTLKNESMQHFRSTRKIDSLGDLDLEDPAKTDEDERTDRIQMVLRFMDKLPNKQREVFQLREVEGLTYEEIGSYLDISLEQVKVNLFRARQQLKVYLMGKK; encoded by the coding sequence ATGGCGTATCTCTGGGTCAAGGACCGAGAGGTTGCAAATGATGTGTTACAGCAAGTTTTCGAAAAGGCTTGGGTCAAGAAAAATGACTTAGAAAGTATGGATAACCCTACGGCATGGATGGTAAAGACCTTGAAAAATGAAAGCATGCAGCACTTTCGTTCAACTAGGAAAATCGATTCACTGGGGGATTTGGATCTAGAAGATCCTGCAAAAACTGATGAAGATGAACGGACTGATAGAATCCAAATGGTACTTAGGTTTATGGATAAACTTCCAAATAAGCAACGTGAAGTATTTCAGCTGAGGGAAGTAGAGGGGTTAACCTACGAAGAAATAGGCAGCTACTTGGATATCAGTTTGGAACAAGTAAAAGTCAATTTATTTAGAGCAAGACAGCAATTGAAAGTCTACTTAATGGGAAAGAAATGA
- a CDS encoding 4Fe-4S dicluster domain-containing protein, with protein sequence MSILPQLLFILILGVAGYILYKRVTFLRRNIFLGKRETRNDQSDKRWQTMLLVAFGQQKMFKRFVPAFLHLLIYVAFVVINLEVLEFIIDGLTGSHRIFAPFLGAAYGVAMNMFEFLAIAVLVSCVAFLIRRNVMKVERFTKPEMKGWPAMDANLILVIEIILMFAILTMNATDQLLAERGVEKYTLLNGLVFSSLIQPLFASMSDGALIAIERFAWWFHIVGILAFAIYVTYSKHLHIFLAFPNTWYSNLKPKGEMQNMDEVTNEVNMMLGIATEASAEPPAEIGRFGAKDVNDLSWVNVMNAYSCTECGRCTSECPANLTGKKLSPRKIMMDVRDRADEVGKSIDAGGPGLEDGKSLLGDYITKEEINACTSCNACVEACPVNIDPLSIILQMRRYVAMEESGTPAQWNAMFQNMETSFSPWKFAPTDRFNWADQVKSEEIK encoded by the coding sequence ATGAGTATTTTACCTCAACTCCTATTTATCCTAATTTTAGGTGTGGCAGGGTACATTTTGTACAAACGTGTAACCTTTCTGCGCCGAAACATCTTTTTGGGGAAAAGAGAAACCCGAAATGATCAATCAGACAAGCGTTGGCAAACCATGTTACTGGTCGCCTTTGGACAACAAAAAATGTTCAAACGATTTGTACCTGCTTTTCTGCACTTGTTGATTTATGTGGCTTTTGTGGTTATTAATCTCGAAGTCCTAGAGTTCATCATTGATGGTCTAACTGGCTCTCATAGAATTTTTGCTCCTTTCTTAGGGGCAGCATATGGTGTAGCCATGAACATGTTTGAGTTTTTGGCCATCGCTGTATTGGTTTCTTGTGTGGCTTTCCTCATTCGTAGAAATGTGATGAAGGTGGAGCGCTTTACTAAACCTGAAATGAAAGGCTGGCCGGCTATGGATGCCAATTTGATTTTGGTGATCGAAATTATCTTGATGTTTGCCATCCTAACCATGAATGCTACAGACCAATTGTTAGCTGAGAGAGGTGTTGAAAAATACACCTTATTAAATGGATTGGTATTTAGTAGCCTGATTCAGCCGCTATTCGCAAGCATGAGCGATGGGGCTTTGATTGCAATTGAGCGTTTTGCTTGGTGGTTTCACATTGTAGGCATTTTGGCTTTTGCGATTTATGTAACCTATTCCAAGCATTTGCATATCTTCCTTGCTTTCCCGAATACCTGGTACTCCAACTTGAAGCCCAAAGGTGAAATGCAAAATATGGATGAGGTAACCAATGAAGTCAATATGATGTTGGGTATCGCAACTGAAGCAAGTGCTGAACCACCGGCAGAAATCGGAAGATTTGGCGCAAAAGATGTCAATGATCTCAGTTGGGTGAATGTCATGAATGCCTACAGCTGTACCGAATGTGGTCGCTGCACCTCAGAATGTCCGGCGAATTTGACTGGTAAGAAACTTTCCCCACGTAAAATCATGATGGATGTCAGAGACCGTGCTGATGAAGTGGGTAAGAGCATCGACGCAGGAGGTCCTGGTCTTGAGGACGGCAAATCATTATTAGGAGATTATATCACCAAAGAAGAAATCAACGCATGCACTTCCTGCAATGCTTGTGTGGAAGCCTGTCCTGTCAATATCGACCCACTGTCCATCATCCTGCAGATGAGAAGATACGTGGCTATGGAAGAATCCGGTACTCCTGCTCAATGGAATGCCATGTTCCAAAATATGGAAACCTCCTTCTCCCCATGGAAATTTGCCCCTACGGATCGATTCAACTGGGCAGATCAGGTGAAAAGTGAAGAAATAAAATAG
- a CDS encoding OmpA family protein: protein MKAINLFYSLLLFLVVSSCTSVMQKGLNQYSAGEYQVALNTYTKVLEKDPDNAAANLYVAESYRLSNRIEQAIPYYEKLVEKEETFDNLYKLGRAKKSVGDYTGAREAFEKARDLTLDDNHQKLLALDLKNLDEIEAIEDYFPYLELENYRLLNTPQADYAPFVNGGHLYFSSGRQSSAVYKGTGTPYHKLFRTRIEGTRVDVQNVQALPEFRNEEGLNQAALTMTPDGNTIIYARGNSTSNKDLPEVQLFASYFRGGGFTQPIWMPVNEDEFWHNTSPMISPDGTELYFASNRPDGQGGLDLYVATRLANGDFGNAKNLGPQINTPGNEMFPYLAPDGKLFFASDGHPGFGKLDLFVAERTDKGWEVKNLGSNVNTIKDDFGLFFTKYPTEGFLSSDREGGIGDDDIYVFEDKTPKPKIINVLLNVTTLENKEDGTTATLPQTRVVLYDAANKNMGGDFSNQNGRLRFTLAPDANFTIIASKSGYFSKSITYDTRGKTPRVEDLVQEVTNITLDTTIVLDPLILERSIVLENIYYDLDRAEIRPDAALELDKLVQILKDNPAIRIELSSHTDDRATDAYNNNLSQRRAESAVAYLVSKGIDADRLVAKGYGKQQLIIQNAKTEEEHQVNRRTEFKVIEIKQ, encoded by the coding sequence ATGAAGGCAATAAACCTGTTTTACAGTCTGCTACTGTTTTTGGTAGTTTCATCCTGCACCTCTGTTATGCAAAAAGGATTGAATCAGTATTCGGCAGGTGAATATCAAGTAGCCTTAAATACCTACACCAAGGTTTTGGAAAAAGACCCAGACAATGCTGCAGCTAATTTATACGTAGCTGAAAGCTACCGCCTATCCAATCGTATCGAACAAGCGATTCCCTACTATGAAAAATTGGTTGAGAAGGAAGAGACCTTTGATAATTTGTATAAGTTAGGTAGGGCCAAGAAGAGTGTAGGAGATTATACAGGGGCTAGGGAAGCTTTCGAAAAAGCAAGAGATCTGACACTGGATGACAATCATCAGAAATTATTGGCCTTAGACCTAAAAAATCTTGACGAGATCGAGGCGATTGAAGATTACTTTCCCTACCTAGAGCTTGAAAATTATCGGTTGTTAAATACCCCTCAAGCTGATTATGCTCCTTTTGTTAATGGGGGCCACTTGTATTTTTCTTCAGGAAGACAGAGCTCGGCGGTGTATAAAGGTACAGGCACTCCTTATCATAAATTATTTCGTACTCGAATAGAAGGGACAAGAGTAGATGTCCAAAATGTGCAGGCTTTACCAGAGTTTAGAAATGAGGAAGGTCTCAATCAGGCAGCCTTAACCATGACTCCCGATGGCAATACCATCATCTATGCTAGAGGGAATTCTACATCCAATAAAGATTTGCCAGAAGTACAGTTATTTGCTTCTTATTTTAGAGGCGGGGGATTTACTCAGCCGATTTGGATGCCAGTGAATGAGGATGAGTTTTGGCACAATACTTCGCCTATGATTAGCCCGGATGGCACTGAGCTTTATTTTGCATCGAATAGGCCTGATGGACAAGGTGGATTAGATCTATATGTAGCTACCCGATTGGCTAATGGTGATTTTGGAAATGCAAAAAACCTGGGACCTCAAATCAATACCCCTGGAAATGAAATGTTTCCTTACCTTGCTCCTGATGGAAAACTCTTTTTTGCATCGGACGGCCACCCTGGGTTTGGAAAGTTGGATTTGTTTGTAGCCGAGCGGACAGATAAAGGTTGGGAAGTGAAAAATCTTGGATCAAATGTCAATACAATTAAGGATGATTTCGGTCTATTCTTTACCAAGTATCCTACGGAGGGCTTCCTGAGTTCGGATAGAGAAGGGGGGATTGGAGATGATGATATCTATGTCTTTGAAGACAAGACTCCCAAACCAAAAATTATCAATGTATTGCTAAATGTAACTACGCTTGAAAATAAAGAGGATGGCACAACAGCTACTTTACCTCAAACACGCGTAGTCTTGTATGATGCGGCCAATAAAAATATGGGAGGAGATTTCTCCAACCAAAATGGGCGTCTACGATTTACTTTAGCGCCGGATGCAAACTTCACAATTATCGCGAGCAAATCGGGTTACTTCTCTAAAAGTATTACCTATGACACTAGAGGTAAAACTCCACGCGTAGAAGATTTGGTCCAAGAAGTGACCAATATTACCTTGGATACGACGATTGTGTTAGATCCATTGATTTTGGAGCGTTCGATCGTGTTAGAAAATATCTACTATGATTTGGATAGAGCTGAAATCAGACCGGATGCAGCATTGGAGTTGGATAAGTTGGTGCAGATCTTGAAGGATAACCCAGCTATTCGCATTGAGCTGAGTTCGCATACCGATGATCGAGCAACGGATGCGTACAACAATAATCTTTCTCAAAGACGTGCTGAGTCTGCTGTAGCATATCTTGTGTCAAAAGGAATAGACGCTGATAGATTGGTAGCCAAAGGATATGGTAAGCAGCAGCTCATCATCCAAAATGCGAAAACTGAAGAAGAGCATCAGGTCAACCGACGAACTGAGTTTAAGGTTATTGAGATTAAACAATAG
- a CDS encoding DUF4252 domain-containing protein, whose product MKKHLILLLILGLLVVQRSFAQSKSVANMYQKYQSNPDFFHLDLGGNFMNFAKGMNIELNDEGANLLSNSLERIKMFKLPSSNASNELRALAKGLEKENFELMIEAGKRTSNIQVFTKGSNRIKDVVVLVAGDSGEHMVFELVGDFDSASLASLSKNFN is encoded by the coding sequence ATGAAAAAACATCTTATATTACTCTTGATTCTCGGTTTGCTAGTTGTGCAAAGGAGCTTTGCTCAGAGTAAATCTGTAGCCAATATGTATCAAAAGTATCAATCCAACCCGGATTTCTTCCATCTTGATTTAGGCGGCAACTTTATGAATTTTGCCAAAGGGATGAATATTGAATTAAATGATGAGGGGGCCAACTTACTCTCGAACTCCTTAGAACGCATCAAAATGTTCAAACTTCCTTCATCCAATGCTTCAAATGAGTTAAGAGCATTGGCGAAAGGGCTTGAAAAAGAAAATTTTGAATTGATGATAGAGGCAGGAAAGAGAACGAGCAATATCCAAGTATTTACCAAAGGATCCAATCGCATCAAAGATGTGGTAGTATTGGTAGCCGGAGACAGTGGAGAACACATGGTATTTGAACTAGTAGGAGACTTTGACAGTGCTTCTTTGGCTTCCCTAAGCAAAAATTTTAATTGA
- a CDS encoding (Fe-S)-binding protein, with the protein MSTYKVPTMAEMAASGETPEILFWVGCAGSFDDRYKAVTQAFVKILNKVGVSFAVLGPEEACTGDPARRAGNEFLFQMQAVANIQVMNGYEVKKVVTACPHCFNTIKNEYPALGGNYDVIHHSQFLQELINQGRVVLQGGGEFKGKKITFHDSCYLGRANDVYEAPRDVIKALDVELVEMKRCRTKGLCCGAGGAQMFKEPENGKKDINIERTEEALATGASAIAVGCPFCLTMMTDGVKNKEREHDVKVYDLAEMIAKDMGI; encoded by the coding sequence ATGTCAACATATAAAGTTCCAACAATGGCCGAAATGGCCGCTTCCGGTGAAACCCCTGAAATCTTGTTTTGGGTAGGATGTGCCGGTTCTTTCGATGATCGATACAAAGCCGTCACACAGGCTTTTGTCAAAATATTAAATAAAGTAGGGGTAAGCTTTGCCGTACTTGGCCCTGAAGAAGCTTGTACAGGAGATCCTGCCAGACGCGCAGGAAATGAATTCCTTTTCCAAATGCAAGCTGTTGCCAATATCCAAGTGATGAATGGTTATGAAGTAAAAAAGGTGGTAACTGCCTGCCCTCACTGCTTCAACACGATTAAAAATGAATATCCTGCTTTGGGTGGAAATTATGACGTAATTCACCATTCACAGTTTCTGCAAGAACTGATCAACCAAGGCAGAGTTGTCTTGCAAGGTGGGGGAGAATTCAAAGGCAAAAAGATCACCTTCCATGATTCCTGCTACTTGGGTCGTGCCAACGATGTCTACGAAGCGCCACGTGATGTGATCAAAGCCTTGGATGTGGAGTTGGTAGAAATGAAGCGTTGCCGTACCAAAGGTTTGTGTTGTGGCGCTGGTGGTGCACAGATGTTTAAGGAACCAGAGAATGGAAAAAAAGATATCAACATCGAGCGTACCGAAGAGGCGTTAGCTACAGGAGCGTCTGCGATTGCCGTTGGCTGTCCATTTTGCTTGACCATGATGACTGATGGAGTGAAAAATAAGGAGCGTGAACACGATGTGAAAGTCTATGACTTGGCAGAGATGATTGCCAAGGATATGGGGATTTAA
- a CDS encoding PLDc N-terminal domain-containing protein produces MFGLGIIGFLIYAYTIYDVVTGRFGNSSDKIVWILIVIFLPLLGTILWFLFGRKGRL; encoded by the coding sequence ATGTTTGGACTAGGAATTATAGGCTTTTTGATTTATGCCTACACTATTTATGATGTTGTTACTGGTAGGTTTGGCAACTCTTCCGATAAGATTGTATGGATTTTAATTGTAATATTTCTTCCTCTATTGGGTACCATTTTATGGTTTCTGTTTGGTAGAAAAGGAAGGCTTTAA
- a CDS encoding TIGR01777 family oxidoreductase: protein MKNILITGGSGLVGKKITQLLEKKGFEVAWLSRSPDKNNQKSFFWDVDKQTMDAEAIEWADAILHLAGEGVADKRWSDSRKRAILESRTLSTQMLYNAIEKATAKPEVFISASAVGYYGFNTGDATQVEESEAGKDFLAQVVIAWENRVKMMEKLGLRTIMLRIGIVLDKNGGALKEMMKPPVAAPLGSGTQWMSWIQIDDLARMFVFALEDEKVQGIYNAVGPKPATNAELTEKAAKKVRKLFVNFGVPGFGLKLALGEMAQMVLGGNKVSSKKIEQEGFKFRYPDLDTALEKIYQ from the coding sequence ATGAAAAATATCCTCATCACAGGAGGCTCCGGTCTTGTCGGTAAAAAAATTACCCAACTCTTAGAGAAAAAAGGCTTTGAAGTAGCTTGGTTGAGTAGAAGTCCAGATAAAAACAATCAAAAATCATTTTTTTGGGATGTGGACAAACAGACAATGGATGCTGAAGCCATCGAATGGGCTGATGCAATCTTGCACTTAGCCGGTGAAGGTGTAGCGGATAAGCGCTGGTCCGACTCCCGTAAAAGAGCAATTTTGGAGAGTAGAACTCTATCCACTCAAATGCTTTACAATGCCATAGAAAAAGCTACTGCTAAACCTGAAGTGTTTATCTCAGCTTCGGCGGTTGGTTATTATGGCTTCAATACAGGCGATGCTACACAGGTCGAAGAAAGTGAGGCTGGAAAAGATTTTTTGGCTCAAGTAGTAATTGCTTGGGAAAACCGGGTGAAAATGATGGAGAAATTGGGCCTTCGAACAATCATGCTCAGGATAGGTATAGTGTTGGATAAAAATGGAGGCGCACTCAAAGAAATGATGAAGCCACCTGTGGCAGCACCTCTTGGTTCGGGAACCCAATGGATGAGTTGGATTCAGATTGATGATCTGGCACGCATGTTTGTCTTTGCCTTGGAAGATGAAAAAGTACAGGGTATCTACAATGCAGTAGGCCCCAAACCTGCTACAAACGCCGAACTCACTGAAAAAGCCGCCAAGAAAGTCCGCAAATTATTTGTGAATTTTGGAGTTCCTGGATTTGGATTGAAGCTAGCTTTAGGCGAAATGGCCCAAATGGTCCTAGGTGGCAATAAAGTTTCCTCTAAAAAAATCGAACAAGAAGGGTTTAAATTCAGGTATCCTGATTTGGACACAGCCTTGGAGAAGATTTATCAGTAA
- a CDS encoding DUF4252 domain-containing protein: MKKYFFAIFCLFLMGSVQAQDDAIVKFFSKYMEDDRFSRVYISPKMMQMAGGFLKSDKVSDQESKDLGDLISKIRGIRILSADKVNGKSFYQEAMGTLTKNKYEDLMDVQDKDASVKFMVREENGRVRELLMITGSKESFTLMSMLGNFTYQDLNILADKTSIPGMEKYKGK; the protein is encoded by the coding sequence ATGAAAAAATATTTCTTTGCAATTTTCTGCCTCTTCCTCATGGGATCTGTGCAAGCACAAGATGATGCCATCGTCAAGTTCTTTTCTAAATATATGGAAGATGATCGGTTTTCAAGGGTATATATAAGCCCAAAAATGATGCAAATGGCAGGTGGTTTTTTGAAGTCGGATAAGGTTTCTGACCAAGAATCCAAAGACCTAGGGGACTTGATTTCCAAAATCCGGGGGATTCGAATTTTATCCGCTGACAAAGTTAATGGGAAATCATTCTACCAAGAAGCCATGGGCACATTGACCAAAAATAAATATGAAGACCTGATGGACGTACAAGACAAAGACGCAAGCGTCAAATTTATGGTGCGGGAAGAAAATGGTCGTGTGAGAGAATTATTAATGATTACGGGTTCCAAAGAAAGTTTCACATTAATGAGCATGCTAGGGAATTTTACTTACCAGGATTTGAATATTCTCGCGGATAAGACAAGTATCCCTGGGATGGAAAAGTACAAAGGGAAATAA
- a CDS encoding DUF2179 domain-containing protein, translating into MQEYFLSLGIPKEIFDFVIMPLLIFCARVMDVSINTLRIMFVLSGKKKVAPILGFFEAMIWLLAIGQIFQNINNPMSYIAYAGGFAMGTFVGMTLEEKLALGRVLVRVITPTPMPELIDYMKDKNFRFTSVGAEGRYGKVNLLFTVMKREDLQAYIDKVRSLNDKAFYTIESVKRVSEDDLNVMEDRPRFTTKVWSRLRK; encoded by the coding sequence ATGCAAGAGTACTTTCTAAGCCTAGGTATCCCCAAAGAAATTTTTGATTTTGTCATCATGCCCCTATTGATTTTTTGTGCACGGGTGATGGATGTATCTATCAATACCCTGAGGATCATGTTTGTACTATCAGGAAAAAAGAAAGTTGCGCCTATTTTAGGCTTCTTTGAGGCGATGATTTGGTTGTTGGCCATAGGCCAGATTTTTCAAAACATCAACAACCCTATGTCCTACATCGCTTATGCGGGCGGCTTTGCTATGGGAACATTTGTGGGGATGACTTTGGAAGAAAAATTAGCTTTAGGAAGAGTACTCGTGCGCGTAATTACCCCTACCCCCATGCCTGAGTTGATTGACTATATGAAGGACAAGAACTTCCGATTCACCAGCGTAGGTGCAGAGGGTCGCTACGGAAAAGTGAACTTATTATTTACGGTCATGAAAAGAGAGGATCTCCAGGCATATATCGATAAAGTAAGATCCCTTAATGACAAAGCATTTTACACAATCGAAAGCGTGAAGCGGGTAAGTGAAGACGATCTAAACGTCATGGAAGATCGCCCTCGATTTACTACTAAGGTGTGGAGTAGACTCCGAAAGTAA
- a CDS encoding DUF4143 domain-containing protein, whose translation MIPPVQSDVKKSPRLQFLDTGLVNYSLGIQGQLLKMDELSAAFKGALIPHLVTQEIISIQDLTDQKPNFWTRAKNQSSAEVDLVYPYEGKLIPIEIKSGATGSLRSLHQFLDAAAHSYAIRVYAGKLEVIETKTPAGKPYKLLNLPYYLGTQIEQYVAWFIKNH comes from the coding sequence TTGATACCCCCTGTACAATCGGATGTAAAAAAATCTCCAAGACTTCAATTCTTAGACACGGGTTTAGTCAATTATTCTTTAGGAATTCAAGGGCAACTATTGAAAATGGACGAATTAAGTGCCGCATTCAAGGGTGCACTGATACCACACTTGGTTACGCAAGAAATAATTTCAATACAGGATTTAACAGACCAAAAACCTAACTTTTGGACGCGTGCGAAAAATCAATCCAGCGCAGAGGTAGATTTGGTGTATCCTTATGAGGGTAAGCTAATTCCTATCGAAATCAAATCAGGTGCAACCGGCTCTTTGAGATCATTGCATCAATTCTTAGATGCAGCAGCCCACAGCTATGCGATTCGGGTATATGCAGGAAAATTGGAAGTCATAGAAACAAAAACTCCTGCGGGGAAACCCTACAAACTACTCAATTTGCCCTATTACTTAGGAACTCAGATTGAACAATATGTTGCTTGGTTTATAAAAAATCACTAG
- a CDS encoding voltage-gated chloride channel family protein, with the protein MLERKKVLSPIRSFVFTEFLPNFRFLLKWLLIASVVGFVAGSASAFFLVSLEWVTNYREAHVWIIAFLPISGLLIGWSYYRFGASVSKGNNQLLEEFYQPTQTIPLRMAPLVLFGTLATHLFGGSAGREGTAVQMGGAIADQLNKWFTLTKEDRKILITIGVAAGFSSVFGTPLAGAVFALEWLIVGRIRYEAILPAFIGAYVADYACAEFWQVHHTQYAITEVPAISMVNFLWLIPAGILFGLAGRLFAKACHLWGDVFQKYISYPPLRPVVGGVLVALIVWASGTTKYIGLGVPTIVDAFEQTLPWYDSLAKIFMTSLTLGAGFKGGEVTPLFFTGATLGNALSMIIPLPMSLLAGVGFVAVFSGATNTPLACTLMGLELFGTEAGIFIGLGCVLAYLFSGHAGIYNSQMIGSPKNLKQAERKGRRIGES; encoded by the coding sequence ATGTTGGAGAGGAAAAAAGTATTATCACCGATCAGATCTTTCGTATTTACCGAGTTTTTGCCAAATTTTCGGTTTCTTTTGAAATGGCTGCTGATAGCAAGTGTTGTGGGTTTTGTTGCGGGTTCCGCCTCAGCTTTCTTTTTAGTTTCCCTAGAGTGGGTGACCAACTATCGTGAGGCGCATGTTTGGATCATAGCATTTCTACCCATATCCGGCTTACTCATCGGCTGGAGTTATTACCGCTTTGGTGCCTCTGTCAGTAAGGGCAATAATCAATTGTTGGAGGAATTTTATCAACCCACCCAAACCATCCCCTTACGAATGGCACCTCTTGTACTGTTTGGGACTTTAGCTACGCATTTGTTTGGTGGATCGGCAGGAAGGGAAGGTACAGCAGTTCAGATGGGAGGAGCCATTGCCGATCAATTGAACAAATGGTTTACGCTGACGAAGGAGGATAGAAAAATTTTGATCACCATAGGTGTTGCCGCTGGTTTTTCTTCTGTATTTGGTACACCGTTAGCGGGAGCAGTTTTTGCCTTGGAATGGCTGATTGTGGGAAGGATTCGCTATGAGGCAATTTTGCCGGCCTTTATTGGAGCATATGTGGCAGATTATGCCTGTGCTGAGTTTTGGCAGGTGCATCATACACAGTATGCTATCACGGAGGTTCCTGCTATTTCGATGGTGAATTTCTTATGGTTGATTCCAGCGGGTATACTCTTTGGCTTGGCGGGCAGATTATTTGCAAAGGCCTGCCACTTATGGGGAGATGTATTTCAGAAATACATCAGTTACCCGCCATTAAGACCTGTGGTTGGTGGGGTCTTGGTGGCATTGATTGTCTGGGCCTCGGGTACGACCAAGTACATTGGTTTGGGAGTGCCTACGATTGTGGATGCATTTGAGCAAACCCTGCCTTGGTACGATTCTTTGGCCAAGATCTTTATGACTTCACTGACACTAGGTGCAGGATTTAAAGGCGGAGAAGTGACCCCTCTATTCTTTACAGGAGCGACCCTCGGTAATGCCTTGTCCATGATCATTCCCTTGCCCATGTCCTTGTTGGCAGGAGTGGGGTTTGTAGCGGTATTTTCAGGTGCAACCAATACGCCTTTGGCATGTACACTGATGGGTTTGGAGCTTTTCGGTACAGAAGCAGGTATTTTTATAGGATTGGGCTGTGTGTTGGCCTATTTATTTTCGGGTCATGCGGGGATTTACAATTCTCAAATGATTGGTAGTCCTAAAAATTTGAAGCAGGCCGAAAGGAAAGGGAGAAGGATTGGGGAAAGTTAG
- a CDS encoding diaminopropionate ammonia-lyase has translation MEKSEALTYHQSLPNYYPTPLIELPRLAKQFGVENILIKDEGQRFGLKAFKALGASFAIHKILQENPNIQTFCTATDGNHGRAVAWAAKIAGKESVILVPKDTTSKRIQAIEAEGATVIQINGTYDNACVEAEKLCQKNHWTLVQDTAWEGYEEIPAYIMAGYLTHFKELEDSIHQLPDPSIDYVFLQAGVGSWAASGIYYYLSRYGKRRPKIVLVEPLEANGVWASFQAGKRILPECSFETIMAGLNCGLPSLSAWEIIQAGANACLSISDEYAQKAMQLLYHSTGSDPSIVAGESGAAGLAGFLALMEEPAFEVLKNHLQISEESNILFFNTEADTDTDSFDTIVGR, from the coding sequence ATGGAAAAAAGCGAGGCCTTGACTTACCATCAAAGCTTACCTAATTATTATCCAACTCCATTAATTGAGTTACCTAGATTAGCAAAACAATTTGGTGTCGAGAATATCTTGATTAAAGACGAGGGTCAGCGATTTGGTTTGAAAGCATTTAAAGCCCTAGGTGCTTCCTTTGCCATCCATAAAATCTTGCAGGAAAATCCAAATATTCAAACCTTTTGTACAGCTACAGATGGGAATCATGGGAGAGCAGTGGCGTGGGCTGCAAAAATTGCTGGTAAGGAGTCGGTCATTCTTGTCCCAAAAGATACAACCTCCAAGCGCATACAAGCGATAGAAGCAGAAGGAGCTACAGTCATTCAAATCAACGGTACTTATGACAATGCATGTGTAGAAGCAGAAAAGCTTTGTCAGAAAAATCACTGGACCTTAGTTCAGGATACAGCCTGGGAAGGATACGAAGAAATCCCTGCTTACATCATGGCGGGTTATCTAACTCACTTCAAAGAACTCGAAGATAGCATTCATCAATTACCTGATCCCTCGATAGACTATGTGTTTTTACAAGCAGGGGTAGGAAGCTGGGCAGCATCCGGCATTTATTACTATCTCAGCCGCTATGGGAAAAGGAGGCCAAAAATTGTGTTAGTAGAACCATTGGAAGCCAATGGAGTGTGGGCTTCTTTTCAAGCAGGAAAAAGAATCCTACCCGAATGCTCTTTTGAAACAATCATGGCTGGGCTCAATTGTGGATTGCCATCCTTGAGTGCTTGGGAAATTATCCAAGCAGGTGCAAATGCCTGTTTATCAATTTCTGATGAGTATGCTCAAAAAGCCATGCAACTGCTTTATCACTCAACAGGGAGTGACCCAAGTATTGTGGCGGGAGAATCTGGGGCAGCTGGATTGGCAGGCTTTCTTGCTTTGATGGAAGAGCCAGCTTTTGAGGTGTTGAAAAATCATTTACAAATCTCAGAGGAAAGCAACATATTATTCTTCAACACTGAAGCAGATACGGATACCGACAGTTTTGATACAATCGTAGGTCGCTAG